In the Populus trichocarpa isolate Nisqually-1 chromosome 1, P.trichocarpa_v4.1, whole genome shotgun sequence genome, TTGATCTTTCTCTTTGAATACTGTTGAATGTAACAGAGGCATGATATAAGTTATTTCAAGTGGTCCTTATGGGGAATTTTCATGCAAGGAATTCGACCTGAATAACATGAATGGTTGCCATCATTCacgctttttagttttttctttttatcagtacatgtttttctttcttaaggAACTGTTTGACAGAATGTTCTGTTACCAAAAAGTATTCTATCGTGCATAGAATATCTGATGGTGCAATGTTGCCATGTTAGGGATTAAGTATAGATGCCTCCACTAACTCTTGTGTAGTTTTCACAGTAGTTTTTATTGGCTCCTCTCAACTTTGATCTTTATGTGTTATTCTTATTGTGTTAATCACCCCGATAGTAATGCATTCTACGCTGTCTAGTTCTCTTCTATTTCTCAAATTCCTTGAAATACATTGCTAGATTTTAGCATCCCAGGATTTTACATTATAGGTGAAAAACTTTGTCACCTGGTTGAAGGTAATATTACTGTCTATCATTTCCAACTGAGGCAACCTTTAAAATGAAACCTAAATATTCTAAGCATTTGACACTAAGACCCTGTGAACCCCATTATGAACCATGTCATTAATAGTCCACTCTACCTCTACCTGCTAGCACATTTATCATCTTGTAATTATTgctatttaattttcttctcttgtgctcttaatttttttttttatccttgcatttgtttttaattttagtttttatctcacttcctttgtttttcttcgAAGGTGGGTGCCTCTCTTATTCGATTCATCAAAGGAAAAGAGTATGGATTTcagcatattttttattttattttattttattattttgaacttAAGTTACATCCATATTCACTTTGACTTATAAGTTCCCTGCCTCAGAGGATCCACtcaaaaaaagattgaagaagAGATGGGagttaaaattgtttttccGTCATCAAAGAAGGAAGAATCTATTGGTAAGCTGTCCTGGTTGAAATTAAATGTCTTGCTTTAGTCATTTTGAAACTTCTGGGTTGTTACCATGTCTTCCAAGATGGTAGCATGATGCTTGAATTTGACAATTTTGATCAATAGATTCAAACTTGCTGATCACAACATTGGCAGCGATTGTTTACTACTTGACATGTTATCCTTTGCAGTCATTGAAGGCATTTCAACTGATTGTGTGACAAGAGCTTCTAAAAAGATACAAGCTATTATGGATGAGGTCAGTTACCAGTCATTGTGGTTTACAAAATTCACGTGTTCCTTTATGTCATTCCAGTAACATTTAACACATTTGAGACCTAGTTTGATGGTTAATTTTTCTCTTAGGTATTCTAGTAGCACATGACTTGTTCTATGCATGTAATGTAGTTGTAGTCTAATAAATGCCTAGGCAACTATCGAAGAGAGAAAAGTATGTGGGGAGTAAAAAGGTGTGCTTTGCTATTCAATGTCAGGTTTTGGCATCCGTCATTGGAAGCATGTGAcatacatctttttttcttgtgcaaATGACATACAActtatttggttttgttttggaatGCATCAGTTATTCTTTTTCTACATACATGCTTGCCAGATTGCTAACATATTCTTTATTTGTGGTTAAAATCACAGGCGATTGAATCAAGTCTCGACTACTCTCACTTTATATCTCTTCCATTGGCAATATACCCTGAATTGACTGATAAGCTAGTCAATTTTCAGAATTCCATACTGGGAACTAATGATGTTTCTGCAGATGAAAATTTGGAAAGTGATTCTATTGAAGATACTTTggacataaaaaataagggtcAGGAACTAATTAAAGGACGTGATGTAGCTGTTGAACTCAAAGTTGAAGatgaaaaacatgttaaagTGGATTTAACTAGCATTCCTTTTGTTAGTTATCCTCCTAAACCACCAAGGTTGCCTAATGCTTCTGGTAGGTTTTAAGTTCATTAGTTTAATTGAGAGATTATTCTGGTGCCCCTATAATAGCATATAGTTCTATaccaattttttaaactatggGCCCTATAAAATTGCTGATAATCCATTTTTGCTTGTTCATAATCACAGAAAAAGATGAGATAAAATGCCAACTTTACTGTTATCCAATTTTACCAAAACTGTATTGCTTCTATTTCTCTTaggactcttttttttttcactctcgTCTACTTAAATGAAATCTTACTGATTTGTGTCGTGCTTGACAGACTTTGGAATAGACAAATCCATATTTATTAAACCTACAACGTTTCACTTGACTGTACTCATGTTGAAGTTGTGGAACAAGGAGCGAGTCAATGCAGCTTCAGGTGTCCTAAAggtatgtttattttaaataagataGGTAATAACTAATGGTGGTTGTACTaaatatttgtgtgtgtgtttagaGTATCTCATCAAAAGTGATTGATGCCTTGGATAATCGACCTATCTCTATCAGGCTTAAAGGGCTGGTAAGTAGAACATGACTtgtttcttcatgtttttgtttctgcAGTAGGATACAGTGGCCTTTTGAATCTCGAACTCTATCTTTGGTAAATCAGGGTTAGATACTTTGAAGTTCTAGTGGGTTGTCTTCTAACAAAGGCGACATATTTTAACATCAGTATGATGGATGGATTGCTGTCTCCATGCCCTTGTATTTATTTGGGTTGCCAGCTATTACCTATTAAGTAAAATTTGTGCTCTTTATCCACTGGCAGGATACCATGAGAGGGTCTTTGTCCAAAGCTCGTGTTCTCTATGCTCCGGTTGAAGAAATTGGGAGTGAGGGCCGACTTTTAAGTGCATGTCGTATCCTAATTATCTAAGCATTAATAATCTGGTGCCACTTCACTGTTTACTGCACCTGGGAATGAAAACAGGAaagaaatttagaagaaaaaaaaatgctgccTTGTTCCATTAGATTTTAAGATGTTTCTGTGACTTGATGAAGTCTTTTGAATTTCCTTAGCTTGATTAGAAGTTATCATCAATGCATTTGTTGAGGCTGGACTTGTTCTAGAGAAAGATGCTAAGCAAAAGTTAAAGGTATATATGTTACCCTCCTTTTGCTCACATATGATCATGCTTCATGCTTcttatgaaaattttatatttggaatTATTAAAATGTTTCTACCTATTATTCGGCTATCTGCGGTGCTTTTTAACTTTCCAAGTAGGGATAGAATATTTTGCTTGCTTAGTTCCTAAGTGTTCAGTTAAATAATGTCCAATAATAGACATAGTTACAATTGGACCTGAACAACTTACTGGACCTAATGGACAGTGGGGTTGCCTAGTTGTTTCAGTCTTATGTTCTCTTTATTACATATAGGTTTGGTTTCGGAATTACTAATATCAAATTTGTTCTCTCCTTGAATTGCAGTTGCATGCCACAGTGATGAACGCAAGGCACAGGAAAGGGTACagatatcatttatttttgctcgttttgcattttcttttggGTGAAATTATTGTTTACCAGTACCTGTGCTCTCTGTGTTCATTAGACTTGAGTTCCCAAGTGTtacaatcttcaaaaaaaaaaaaaaaatttggttacTGTTTTATGATGCAGTAGGACATCAGTCCCACCTCATTCTATTTTTGCTGATACTTCATAGTTTTTAGGGATTGAAGAGTAGATTTTAAAAGGCTGGGAACTAAGTCTAAAACCTTACTAAAATCTCAGGGACCTATCAATGATTTACCCCTTTCTTTTTGCCTGCTTGCTTTCTATGCGTCATTTGGCTTTTGTTCTTCTGTTTCGTATGCCTGATTTCCTGAAAATTTCAGGAAGAGACGAAGAAAGAATGATTCCTTTGACGCAAGGGGCATTTTCAAGCAGTTTGGATCAGAGGATTGGGGGGAGTATCTTATCCGTGAAGCTCATCTTTCACAACGCTTTGTGTTTGATGAGAATGGATATTACCATTGCTGTGCTTCAATACCTTTTCCTGGAAAAGAAGAACGCCAGCAGACTGATTGATGTATATAGCCAAATTTCCATCGGGGAGGAAATGGTTAAAGTGTTAATTGctgaacattttaaaattgtggttATTACATATGCATTCAAATCTAATCATCTAGTTGAACAACTTGTTTATGCCCTTGATTTGGCTTGGATGCATATTGATAATTCTTCTATATGTTATCATACACTATCTTCATTATCTTATCTGTGCTTTTCTACTTTCATTTGGACTAATCttttcatgaataaataaaagaataaaatctaatGAAGTTAATAGGTTAAAgtaataaacaatttcaaatggtaGAATGCACACTAATAAATgacaaaatcttttaaatttttaagattcttttaaATGATATAATGTAAAAGTATAGTTATAGTTCTATTTAGTATTTATGTTTGCTCATGTGTTTGTGGATGAGAAATAGTTAGAAATAAcaatttagttattaattttctccacaaaatcttttaaaagtaGTAAACAAGCTTAACATCATGATTTGAAATTATGTTCTTAGAAAATCCATGAAGTTGTATTATCTCcctaaaaaagaaatatgataTGTTAgttatatcattaattttataatatactaTGACATGTTTCATTTTAGAAAATCTATCAACAATCATAAAGATAAAGTCTTTACCTTTATTCAACCTAAGTAAACCTAAAATAAAGTTCATAGAAATATTCACCTAAGGTTTCTTGGTACAAGCAAAGAAGTATACAAGCAATGCAATAAAACCTTAGACTTAACTTTTCtacatataatatatttatcacATATTCTTTGTATATCCCTTTTCATTTTAGACCAATAAAAGTGTTTTGTAATGCATCCAAAGTCTTAGTGACATCAAAATTCCTCATTAAACCACCCCTATAAGCTTTACATACAAACACTCCACGCCTAGAATTGTTAGGCATGTAAAgtctattttctttaaataagtATTCATCAAGTTTATAGAACTTTCCAAAAACGAATTTGtatatgcatgaaaaacattagcaaaatcgCTATTATTCACATACAATTCTTTCACATACTCAAATCCTAACAGTTTAGCATTCaaagtaaatagaaaaacatgtctTCATGATAGCGCATCAACCACTATATTTTCCTTACCTTGCTTATATTTGATCATATATGAGAATGTTTCAATGAATTCTACCCATTTGGCATGTCATCAATTCAATTTACTTTGTCCTTTCAAATGCTTCAATGATCCATGATCTGATTGAATCATAAGTTCTTTTGGCCATAAGTAATGTTATCATGTCTCCAAAATTCTTATCAAAGGGTGAAGCTTCTTATCATAAGTAGGGTTGTCCAAGGCTGCATCATCgagtttttcattaaaataggCAATAGGTCATTTATCCTGTATTAAAACTACTTCAATATCTATTACTAAGACATCacattcaatttcaaaagcttTTATAAGTCAGGTAAAGCTAATAAAGGTGTTGAACAaagtttttctttcaacaagTTAAATGCATTATCTTGTTCAATTCTCCATTTAAAACCAAATGACTTTTTAACAATCTTAGTTAAAGGTGTTGCTAGAGTATTAAAATCTTTGGCAAAACGCCTATAGAAACTAGTCAAACCATGAAAGCTTTTTACCTTGGTGACCGATTTAAGTGTAAGTCATTCTTAAATAGCTTTAACATTCTCCTCATTCATCTCAATACAATGTTCACTAACAATGTAactaataaacataattttctctATGCAAAATGTACACTTCTTTAAATTAGCATACGATGATTCTTATGCAACACATCAAGTACATTGCGTAAATATTCAACATGCTCATTTAAACtcttgctatagatcagaaTATCATTAAAATACACAACTATGAATTTAACACaatcaagaaatataattttctccatgcaaaaggtacactttttaaaattagcatacAATAATTCTTTACACAACACATCAAGTACATTACATAAATGTTCACCATGCTCATTTAAACTCTTGTTATAGATgtgaatatcatcaaaatatacaacTATGAATTTGCTTATGAATGCACGCAACATATGATTtatcaatctcataaaagtactaTGTGCattgataaattcaaaaatcatgATGACTAaacattcatacaaaccatactTAGTCTTAAACACATTTTCCATTCATCACCTTCTTTTATCTTAATatgatgatatccatttttcaaataaattttcaataatacaCAAAACACATACAATTCATCTAACATATTATCAAGCTTAGGGATAtgatgtttatattttattattatgttattgaTAACACGATAATCAACTCAAGTCCTCCAAGTTCCATTCTTTTTAGGCACAAGTAATAATAGAATAACGTATGAACTCATGCTCTCTCGTATGTATCCCTTTGACATCAACTCttctacttgcctttgaagttCTTTTGTCTTCTCGGGATTATTTTGGTAGGCTGGTTGGTTAGGAATCATAGCTCTAGGTATAAGATCAATTTGATATTCAATTCCCTTTATTTGTGACAAACCACTTTGAATCACAAAACCAATTGTATTCCCCTACCCAATTTTTTATCATAGCCCTGCACGCATGACCTTTTCTTATAACGAGCTAGGCACGCTGGGCCACCCAAGCCCAAACACCTAGTTTCttttagctttaatttttttattcaagtataaattaactaaaacatattaattaaatgagTGGGATGCTTTATATAGCGTGTATTCAATTTTAAtgaagtaattaaaataaataattggttagactttatatatatatatatatatatatatatatatatatatatatatatatatatatatttgatttacaTGTTTTCAAATACATTTATAACTAATCATTTTCATtcataaataagttattttctaatttattttaatatttttaaaaaatagagaaggtTAATAAAGATATAGATAGGatagaaaacattttttaaagtaaaaaatatgacAATATTGATgagaaataatactttttaaaaataaaatactactaAATTAAGCTTGATTAACACTAATCAAGGAAattcctaaaattaaaaaactgtttaattaacttttcaaaactaaaatgactgatttataatttaattctataattttttgtgaCATAAAGAAAGTAGAGAAAAGGTACAAAGAAGAAGTATAGCTGTATGTGATTAAGATAACGCAAAAAAAAGTATAGATGCATGTGGTTAACTAGCTTCTTGCCATAGATTTAACACATTGGtatatttggtattgtgttAACTTTTatagttgtggtttgaaaaaaattatttttataaaaaaatgctttttatttgatgttggtttggtaaaatatatgtttggttaaaactgtggttgaaattgaggttgaacaaaaaatagtttaatatatatggttaagaatgcttttcaaattgaggttacaaaataactaaaaaagacattaatttgatggtttttaattgaaatattatagatttaactactgctattacatcatgaattaaacaatactttatataaagtattttttattgttccattaaactatttgcgattccatcacgtacgaaatccatccgacaaggactacaattTACATGGCTTCctgagcgtgcaacaacattaggtaaaatatcatcaagaccaaaattggaattgcgatcaaattctgcaaatgtcaCGTCATCATGTGATCTCCTTCTAATGTAATTACGTAGTgccattgaataatattaaacactaatttatcgaataaaacacaatatctgagaaatatttttggatttttattttattttactgggtcggacccggtccAATGTATTTAGGTTTAGGTCGGACCCGGTCCGgcccatgaacagtggagacgcTCTCTACTGTTAAATGCagcagaagaaaagaagaaggagaaggagaaagggAAGAGCAGGCTACCCAGCGTCGCGGTGATGTCTGGCTGGCGGTCGAAACGACGAAGACCGGTGGTGAATTGAGGGAGCTGCTTGGCCGATGGACGACGGTCCTTCtatttttcctctgtttttgctcttcttccttctctctttgCACTGTCAGTGAAGGAGAGAGGAGAACACgcccttaaaaaacaaatgaaaattgtttttcagaAATTGAGATCCAACCTCATTTTCGGGTGGAAcccacaacaataaaaatataattaatgtcTAACCAAACACTTATAAACAGTGTTTTTCTATAACCGCAGCGGCAGCACCAAATACGCACATAGTATGCAGTAGCATATACAGGCAAGGATAGAGGTATATCTCTTTTGAATCATAGCCTGCTTAACCCCAGCATCCTCTGCTTCAAAGTCCAATCCTGAAATGCTCATCCTGCACAATTTCGAACTTCAGCAAGTTGATTTACAAGGCTTTTCAAGCTCTAAACAGTTCaatgtttaatattttgtttgccTTGGCCCCATATATCGATCTGTAGGATATGCATAAAGATAATGTTCCTAGTAGAAGGTGGATGGCATCATGCTTAACATTCTATGATGAGATCAGTACTGTGCAATTACCTGCCCCATGACAACCTATGAACTAGTCATTTTGAGGAGAGGTGTTCCTTGAGATTTTAGAATGAAAAGGGGGAGGTGAAAGTCTTAAATCATTCTCAATTTTCATGGGGCAATTGCCTGCTTTAATGATAATTTGAGACACAGCATGTGATGCTGCAATGCATTGCCTGTGATCAACGATGATTGATTTGGATCACCATCAATTGCGATGTGGTGCATGCATGGCCGATTTCAGCTATGAGAAATGTTGGGTTGGCACTGATCGATGGACAGTCCTCCGCCTGTTCACGGCCACAGGTCCCACCTCCACGGGACAAAAGAATCACCCGGAGGATATGATCAGAAACCACTTTTTTCCAAGAGGTGAAAAAAAGGCAGAAAGGGAAAAGGTACCCATtacatgtcaaaaataaaaagataataacgAGAAGACAAACAAGACACCGTTCTCTTTTTGGTGGGACAGTCTTAGAGATTCCTTCCCATGCACTTTGCCGGCAACCTCTCCTCTCACTCTAGTTAAAagctaaaaacaattatgttgcACTACTAGGAAATTTAGCAAATATAGATGGAAGTGTATTGATGGAAATAATACCAATACCATCACTAAATTACACCAATATTTATTGacagaatattattttataattttcttcagTATTTACCGACAGAAAATTTATATCAGTAactactaaataaattaaaatttgaaatgaagaaataaaaaaaataatgtgtcaTTATTACAAACAAAATTACCGAGAAAATATATCCGTCACTAATACTTGTCGGTGAATTTGTaagtaatatttaagttataactTAATAGACAACCCCTATCTCcccctctttaattttttccttttcttctttctttttattctacAGAAAATAACACGCAACACCCTCTTATTTTTACATCATCACAAATGCAGCCACCCTCAACAATCAGTCTGTCAGTATCCTTAttctggtttaatttttttttaagattcgtCATATCAAGTAAACAAAACTATCCATTTTTTGTTATAacctgtttttaaaatatatatttttttttttgcatttttatgtagtatatgtagtttgtttgtgtgtttacttgttttataacttttttctatAGAGATATGTTGTataaatgtatgatttgtacatgttagggtttgtttgagattttgaaaaattatatttgtttgttatttgatgaaattgagtttgattttgtgacttaagagttttataatgaaataaataatgagttttttaatagatatgtttcatattttattaattttttgttaagtcgaagattttgataaatttggaggaatttgaatttttggataaaattgataatgatttgggtgtattattaaaatagattgaataaatttgagtTAAACTAATGATAGCTAATTAGTTAGGtactaataatttgtttatttcacattattaattaatacatgttgtcttcaatattttatataagtaaTAAATATCGTTCTTAATATTGAAACGGTCCAACTTAGACAATTATACGAGAAGTTGATGTCAAACCTCACATGTATATGTTGTTTACCTTGTCGCCCATCTAGTCCCGATGAAGATCTgtctcttcctttttcttctcctgCTTCTATtcactaaataaattttatttattgatattttttaaaattaataataaaaaaatatattgaatttctATCTTTTTCATAGAATTGGAATATATCATGTAGTGTTAATCCCATCGCTAATATTAATTCgatcaccgatggaattaccaacTGTTTATTCTGTTATTAATATCCCATACTCACTAAtagaattaccgacagaatgatGCCGGTAAAACTTTTTTGTTTaacgtattttttttatttgtaaatctatcaataataatattaccgacggaatagaAATCACctacaatatatttttggacGACCTGTCATCATTCGTGATTCTATccgtaaatttttttctaataaattcagTGTTTAAACACTAGCAAAataatccgtcggtattatAGAATATCCTGGTTGGGTGATGCTAATCCCCGAACTTCTATCccattttgtttcaaatataTAGATGGTCGGTGCAGTGTGTGGCCATAAGCTAGTCAAGCCCTTATCACCTCCTTTTGTTTATCACTGTTCCTCTCACGCATGGACCCCATCACCcacttcccccccccccccctctctctctatcaTGAAGGTTGGTGACGTGGAAGAATCATTGATGTGCATCCAGACATTTCTATTTAGGAAATAAAGTGGGTTAAAGACGGCCAGGACAGCAAGAAAAAACGTCATTGGATATGgatggataataataataataataataataataataatggtgatgCAGCTTGCGACCAATTTATttaacttcaataattatattattatactcATACTTTTAAGTGTATATAAATATGGTGTCCTGAAAAGGGCATTTGTGCAATCTGAAATATATTGAACTAACTGCATGCCCTATATATCCTTGTCTTCTTAATTGGTTCTTCTCCCATTTTCCAGAGCTCCCCTTTAGCTATTCTTTCAAAGATGGCTGGAATTGCCTTTGGTCGCTTTGATGATTCTTTCAGTTTAGGGTCTTTTAAGGCCTATCTTGCTGAATTCATCTCAACTTTGCTCTTTGTTTTTGCTGGTGTTGGTTCAGCCATGGCTTACAGTTAGTATTCTCTTTTCCACACCCTCGATCCTTGCTCACAGCCATAGCTTTCCCTTTTGCTTCTCTTAgcatggatatatatattatcgAACCACAGCACAAAAACATATATCTTATGATCATAACTTGTAAAAGCTTGAGTTCTAGATTCAGTAGCTTATGTTACTTGAGCTTGAAGAATATCCTCTTGATTAAATATATAGTGCTAGCTAGCATTAACAGGCATCATGATATATGTCAATATATAGCCACGCAAGGAATATTGATAACGCAGTGCTGCCTGTAAGTTATAACAGTAATCAAATACTAACTATAAGGATGTTAATTACTCTTGCAGATAAGCTGACAGGTGATGCAGCTCTTGATCCTGCTGGGCTAGTAGCCATTGCGGTTTGCCATGGATTTGCTCTCTTCGTTGCAGTTTCTGTAGGTGCCAACATCTCCGGTGGCCATGTTAACCCTGCTGTCACTTTTGGCTTGGCTCTTGGTGGCCAAATCACCATCCTCACTGGCATCTTCTACTGGATTGCCCAGCTCCTGGGCTCCATTGTTGCATGCTACCTTCTCAAAGTTGCCACTGGAGGCTTGGTAATTAAGATCGATATATATTTTGCATCTTATTATATATTGAATCACTCTACTGGGACGACCTCCTAATACATATATGAAAATctccatgcattttttttcttctaaactcttcttcttttatggTAAGAAGTATGTTTTCATGAGAaatgtgatttatttattaattttccctTAAGCTTGACTCTCTATATGATTACCTGGTTTCAACAGGCAGTCCCCATCCACAGTGTTGCAGCTGGAGTAGGAGCCATTGAAGGAGTCGTCATGGAGATCATCATCACATTTGCCTTGGTTTACACTGTCTATGCAACTGCTGCTGACCCCAAGAAGGGATCCCTCGGCACCATAGCTCCCATAGCCATCGGTTTCATTGTGGGTGCCAACATCTTGGCTGCAGGCCCATTCTCTGGTGGATCCATGAACCCAGCCCGATCATTTGGCCCAGCTGTGGCTAGTGGTGATTTCCATGACAACTGGATCTACTGGGCTGGGCCTCTTGTTGGTGGTGGGATTGCTGGACTTATCTATGGAAACGTGTTCATCACTGATCATACTCCTTTGTCCGGAGACTTCTAATAACTTCACTTGGCCACATTTGTCTTTGTAATAAAGAAAGGGGTAGCAGATTatgctcttctttcttttctttgctctctctctctctctttaaacaATTTCATCAAGTCTATCTTGTTGTAAAGCTTTGTTGTCAAAAAACCATTTGCTTTTATGAAAATGAATGGAGTGTGCAGCCTCCATTCGGCCAAGTCTCTTTTGGAGGTAAATAGATTACGtactagtaattattttttaaaatattttttatttaaaaatatattaaaaaaatatttaaaaaaatttaattttaacatcatcacatttaaataaattttttaaaaaatatttttaaaacataaaaatatacatccttgaattattttattatgaccagttatttgccttttgttttggattatCTTTACAGCAACCTTGCAACTTTTAAGAATCTTCTTAGATACTTGTATAAGTtggtttgtgtttaatttttttaaaaaaatatttttaaaacacaaaaatatatattcccgaattttcttattataacatgatgtttgccttttgttttggattcttcttCCCAACAACCTTGCAACTTTTAAGAATCTTCTTAAATACTTAtatttgtgtttaaattttaaaaaatatatttctcaaataaaaaaacatacatatcCTAATTATCGTATTATGACCAGCTGtatgccttttgttttggattcatcTTTGCAGCAACTTTGCAACTTTTAAGAGTCTTCTCATGTTCTTGTGCAAGCTGGCTTGTGCTTTTGCAGTTTTTATGGACTTGCATTCCTAATCTTACCCATCTCTGTGCATCCTATAAACCGATCAAGTTCTGGATGAGTAAGAATTGTTATGATTTTTGACAAGGGGACTGGATTGAGAGATTCTAATACACGAGGGACTCAATTGAGAGAGATATTTTGTTTGGGGACTATATTGAAGATAAATAGATAGTTAGAATACTAAATTGaggttttcctttcctttaatcAGATTGAATTTCCGACAACATTTCAGAAAACAATAGTTTTTCATAATTCCATTCATGAGCTTTCCATTCTGGCAATTGTTG is a window encoding:
- the LOC7475086 gene encoding uncharacterized protein LOC7475086 isoform X1, with the translated sequence MIACSSRSLFFGVDCALKYANPFLKSNPLTYFERISGVAKEDTRMDRNKKLKSAGGIRQCQWRPVSVSNIQESTAEDSVNELEDGDHVQETIKVAQVVTNNCDSTISAGVLNDTVKPMLSAEKHSLMLEVGASLIRFIKGKEGSTQKKIEEEMGVKIVFPSSKKEESIVIEGISTDCVTRASKKIQAIMDEAIESSLDYSHFISLPLAIYPELTDKLVNFQNSILGTNDVSADENLESDSIEDTLDIKNKGQELIKGRDVAVELKVEDEKHVKVDLTSIPFVSYPPKPPRLPNASDFGIDKSIFIKPTTFHLTVLMLKLWNKERVNAASGVLKSISSKVIDALDNRPISIRLKGLDTMRGSLSKARVLYAPVEEIGSEGRLLSACQVIINAFVEAGLVLEKDAKQKLKLHATVMNARHRKGKRRRKNDSFDARGIFKQFGSEDWGEYLIREAHLSQRFVFDENGYYHCCASIPFPGKEERQQTD
- the LOC7475086 gene encoding uncharacterized protein LOC7475086 isoform X2 produces the protein MIACSSRSLFFGVDCALKYANPFLKSNPLTYFERISGVAKEDTRMDRNKKLKSAGGIRQCQWRPVSVSNIQESTAEDSVNELEDGDHVQETIKVAQVVTNNCDSTISAGVLNDTVKPMLSAEKHSLMLEVGASLIRFIKGKEGSTQKKIEEEMGVKIVFPSSKKEESIVIEGISTDCVTRASKKIQAIMDEAIESSLDYSHFISLPLAIYPELTDKLVNFQNSILGTNDVSADENLESDSIEDTLDIKNKGQELIKGRDVAVELKVEDEKHVKVDLTSIPFVSYPPKPPRLPNASDFGIDKSIFIKPTTFHLTVLMLKLWNKERVNAASGVLKSISSKVIDALDNRPISIRLKGLDTMRGSLSKARVLYAPVEEIGSEGRLLSACLIINAFVEAGLVLEKDAKQKLKLHATVMNARHRKGKRRRKNDSFDARGIFKQFGSEDWGEYLIREAHLSQRFVFDENGYYHCCASIPFPGKEERQQTD
- the LOC7475086 gene encoding uncharacterized protein LOC7475086 isoform X3, which encodes MIACSSRSLFFGVDCALKYANPFLKSNPLTYFEEDTRMDRNKKLKSAGGIRQCQWRPVSVSNIQESTAEDSVNELEDGDHVQETIKVAQVVTNNCDSTISAGVLNDTVKPMLSAEKHSLMLEVGASLIRFIKGKEGSTQKKIEEEMGVKIVFPSSKKEESIVIEGISTDCVTRASKKIQAIMDEAIESSLDYSHFISLPLAIYPELTDKLVNFQNSILGTNDVSADENLESDSIEDTLDIKNKGQELIKGRDVAVELKVEDEKHVKVDLTSIPFVSYPPKPPRLPNASDFGIDKSIFIKPTTFHLTVLMLKLWNKERVNAASGVLKSISSKVIDALDNRPISIRLKGLDTMRGSLSKARVLYAPVEEIGSEGRLLSACQVIINAFVEAGLVLEKDAKQKLKLHATVMNARHRKGKRRRKNDSFDARGIFKQFGSEDWGEYLIREAHLSQRFVFDENGYYHCCASIPFPGKEERQQTD
- the LOC7475086 gene encoding uncharacterized protein LOC7475086 isoform X4 → MDRNKKLKSAGGIRQCQWRPVSVSNIQESTAEDSVNELEDGDHVQETIKVAQVVTNNCDSTISAGVLNDTVKPMLSAEKHSLMLEVGASLIRFIKGKEGSTQKKIEEEMGVKIVFPSSKKEESIVIEGISTDCVTRASKKIQAIMDEAIESSLDYSHFISLPLAIYPELTDKLVNFQNSILGTNDVSADENLESDSIEDTLDIKNKGQELIKGRDVAVELKVEDEKHVKVDLTSIPFVSYPPKPPRLPNASDFGIDKSIFIKPTTFHLTVLMLKLWNKERVNAASGVLKSISSKVIDALDNRPISIRLKGLDTMRGSLSKARVLYAPVEEIGSEGRLLSACQVIINAFVEAGLVLEKDAKQKLKLHATVMNARHRKGKRRRKNDSFDARGIFKQFGSEDWGEYLIREAHLSQRFVFDENGYYHCCASIPFPGKEERQQTD
- the LOC7470570 gene encoding aquaporin TIP2-1 — its product is MAGIAFGRFDDSFSLGSFKAYLAEFISTLLFVFAGVGSAMAYNKLTGDAALDPAGLVAIAVCHGFALFVAVSVGANISGGHVNPAVTFGLALGGQITILTGIFYWIAQLLGSIVACYLLKVATGGLAVPIHSVAAGVGAIEGVVMEIIITFALVYTVYATAADPKKGSLGTIAPIAIGFIVGANILAAGPFSGGSMNPARSFGPAVASGDFHDNWIYWAGPLVGGGIAGLIYGNVFITDHTPLSGDF